Proteins encoded in a region of the Frondihabitans sp. 762G35 genome:
- a CDS encoding glycoside hydrolase family 13 protein, which produces MTDADTNPVPDAPAWWTTAVVYQVYPRSFADSNGDGVGDLGGIRQKIDHFVDLGVDVVWLSPIYRSPQADNGYDISDYRAIDPLFGTLDEFDALLAELHERGIKLVMDLVVNHTSDEHAWFVEASSSPASPKRDWYVWRDGVDRGPGAPGEPNLWRSAFSGPAWSRTPSSDEYYLHLFAAKQPDLNWENPEVRDAVFEMMTWWLDRGVDGFRMDVINFIAKVQGDLRGDSEAFTTGPQIHDHLREMHERVFAGRDAELITVGEMPGVTVDDARLFTDRARRELDMVFQFEHVDLDHGPASKFDNTALDLRDLKRSLARWQEGLADAGWNSLYLANHDQPRSVSRFGDDAGFRVESAKLWATLLHLHRGTPYVYQGDEIGMTNAGFTSIDQYRDIESINWFAEQRALGRPEAELLEALRIRSRDNARTPVQWTAGASAGFTTGTPWIAVTPNHDTINVDAARSEPGSILQHYRALIALRHSSEVVALGRFEMLEPEHPALYAFTRTLGDDRILVVGNVSGDRLDVPLLEDAPWASGELLIGTHPGAVGSRLAPWEARVVAASAPQAVSGDRRS; this is translated from the coding sequence GTGACCGACGCAGACACGAACCCCGTCCCCGACGCCCCCGCCTGGTGGACCACCGCGGTCGTCTACCAGGTGTACCCGCGCAGTTTCGCCGACTCGAACGGCGACGGCGTGGGCGACCTCGGCGGCATCCGACAGAAGATCGACCACTTCGTCGACCTCGGCGTCGACGTCGTCTGGCTGTCGCCGATCTACCGCTCGCCCCAGGCCGACAACGGCTACGACATCAGCGACTACCGCGCCATCGACCCGCTGTTCGGCACGCTCGACGAGTTCGACGCGCTGCTGGCCGAGCTCCACGAGCGCGGCATCAAGCTGGTCATGGATCTCGTCGTCAACCACACGAGCGACGAGCACGCCTGGTTCGTCGAGGCGTCGTCGTCGCCCGCCAGCCCGAAGCGCGACTGGTACGTCTGGCGCGACGGCGTCGACCGCGGGCCCGGCGCTCCGGGCGAGCCCAACCTCTGGCGGAGCGCCTTCTCCGGTCCCGCCTGGAGTCGCACCCCCTCGTCCGACGAGTACTACCTCCACCTGTTCGCGGCCAAACAGCCCGACCTCAACTGGGAGAACCCGGAGGTCCGCGACGCCGTCTTCGAGATGATGACCTGGTGGCTCGACCGCGGCGTCGACGGGTTCCGGATGGACGTCATCAACTTCATCGCCAAGGTCCAGGGCGACCTCCGCGGCGACAGCGAGGCGTTCACGACGGGGCCGCAGATCCACGACCACCTGCGCGAGATGCACGAGCGCGTGTTCGCGGGGAGAGACGCCGAGCTGATCACGGTGGGCGAGATGCCCGGTGTCACCGTCGACGACGCCCGGCTGTTCACCGATCGCGCGCGGCGCGAGCTCGACATGGTGTTCCAGTTCGAGCACGTCGACCTCGACCACGGTCCCGCGTCCAAGTTCGACAACACCGCGCTCGACCTGCGCGACCTCAAGCGGTCGCTCGCGCGGTGGCAGGAGGGGCTGGCCGACGCCGGCTGGAACAGCCTCTACCTGGCCAACCACGACCAGCCGCGGTCCGTGTCGCGCTTCGGCGACGACGCCGGCTTCCGCGTGGAGTCGGCCAAGCTCTGGGCGACGCTCCTGCACCTCCACCGCGGCACGCCCTACGTCTACCAGGGCGACGAGATCGGCATGACGAACGCGGGGTTCACGTCGATCGACCAGTACCGCGACATCGAGTCGATCAACTGGTTCGCCGAGCAGCGCGCCCTCGGTCGCCCGGAGGCCGAGCTGCTCGAGGCCCTCCGTATCCGGTCGCGCGACAACGCGCGGACGCCCGTGCAGTGGACCGCAGGAGCCTCGGCCGGCTTCACGACCGGCACGCCGTGGATCGCCGTCACGCCCAACCACGACACGATCAACGTCGACGCCGCCCGGTCGGAGCCCGGCTCGATCCTCCAGCACTACCGGGCACTGATCGCCCTGCGGCACTCCTCGGAGGTCGTGGCGCTCGGGCGGTTCGAGATGCTGGAGCCCGAGCATCCTGCGCTCTACGCGTTCACGCGCACGCTCGGCGACGACCGGATCCTCGTCGTCGGCAACGTCTCCGGCGACAGGCTCGACGTGCCGCTGCTCGAAGACGCGCCGTGGGCCTCGGGGGAGCTGCTCATCGGCACGCACCCCGGCGCCGTCGGCTCCCGCCTGGCGCCCTGGGAAGCCCGCGTCGTCGCGGCATCGGCCCCGCAGGCGGTGTCGGGCGACCGCCGAAGCTGA
- a CDS encoding DedA family protein yields MTTLAAAFSISSLLDPSTLLTGAGPWVLGVIALFVFIESGVLFPFLPGDSLLFTAALLAGRLGLPIWLIIVVAAAAAIAGDQVGYFLGNRFGRRLFRDDARVLKTKHLDRADAFFVRYGPRALVLARFVPVVRTYVPPIVGMSKLPYRKFLVWNVIGAVAWVLVAVLAGYFLGGIPFVANHVDIIAIAIVVVSLVPIVVEVLVSRRREAASPDGDASGTDVSESARRS; encoded by the coding sequence ATGACGACTCTCGCCGCCGCTTTCTCGATCAGCAGCCTGCTGGATCCCTCCACCCTCCTCACCGGCGCCGGCCCGTGGGTGCTCGGGGTGATCGCGCTCTTCGTCTTCATCGAGTCGGGCGTGCTGTTCCCGTTCCTCCCGGGCGACAGCCTCCTCTTCACGGCGGCGCTCCTCGCGGGGCGCCTCGGCCTCCCGATCTGGCTGATCATCGTCGTCGCCGCGGCCGCCGCGATCGCCGGCGACCAGGTGGGCTACTTCCTCGGGAACCGCTTCGGCCGACGGCTCTTCCGCGACGACGCGCGCGTGCTCAAGACCAAGCACCTCGACCGCGCCGACGCGTTCTTCGTCCGCTACGGGCCGCGCGCCCTCGTCCTGGCGCGCTTCGTGCCCGTCGTGCGCACCTACGTCCCGCCGATCGTCGGCATGTCGAAGCTGCCCTACCGGAAGTTCCTCGTCTGGAACGTCATCGGTGCGGTCGCCTGGGTCCTCGTCGCGGTGCTGGCCGGCTACTTCCTCGGCGGCATCCCGTTCGTCGCCAACCACGTCGACATCATCGCGATCGCGATCGTCGTGGTGTCGCTCGTCCCGATCGTCGTCGAGGTCCTGGTGTCGCGCCGTCGCGAGGCGGCGAGCCCGGACGGGGACGCCTCCGGCACGGACGTCAGCGAGTCGGCTCGCCGCTCCTGA
- a CDS encoding acyl-CoA dehydrogenase family protein, whose amino-acid sequence MTRLDDRPRQNARASAAASAATAPATSATRDAPASPSAPGGSGRIDVEALGTLLLGRWAEARLHSRELLRDPALHFQGGLSLQEHRARVFGQLGVLVEKKSVHRAFPASLGGDDDHGGNIASFEELVIGDPSLQIKAGVQWGLFGAAVLHLGTDYHHRTFLPDIMSLAVPGAFAMTETGHGSDVAAIGTTATFDEASGEFVLDTPFRAAWKDYLGNAAKDGRAAVVFAQLVTKGVNHGVHAFYVPIRDDDGFLDGIGGEDDGLKGGLNGIDNGRLHFSGVRVPRTNLLNRYGDVAADGTYSSPIASPGRRFFTMLGTLVQGRVSLDGASVVTSKMALQIAITYGSERRQFASAEPEREMVLLDYQRHQRRILPRLATTYALSFAHENLLEAFDGVFSGERASDDDRQDLETLAAALKPLSTWNALDILQEAREACGGVGFLAENRLTQLRADLDVYATFEGDNTVLLQLVAKRLLTDYSKRFRGADARVLAGYVAGQVSHVSVDRSGLRRLAQNVTDLGSTGRSVGHVRDEESQRQLLTVRVESMVAEVAGRLRPAAKLPAAAAADLFNANQNELIEAARAHGELLQWEAFTRALPTIDDEPTRTVLTWLRDLFGLTLIEKNLAWYLMNGRLSAKRAQSVTDYIDDRLLPRIRPHALDLVEAFGLAPEHLRAPIATGAEAHRQDEAAAYYREQRAGGTAPVPEKRA is encoded by the coding sequence ATGACACGCCTCGACGACCGACCCCGCCAGAACGCCCGCGCCTCCGCGGCGGCGAGCGCAGCCACCGCGCCCGCGACCTCGGCGACCCGCGACGCGCCCGCCTCGCCGTCCGCGCCGGGCGGTTCCGGCCGGATCGACGTGGAGGCCCTCGGCACCCTCCTCCTCGGTCGCTGGGCCGAGGCCCGGCTCCACTCGCGCGAGCTGCTCCGCGACCCGGCCCTGCACTTCCAGGGCGGGCTGTCGCTGCAGGAGCACCGGGCCCGCGTCTTCGGTCAGCTCGGGGTGCTCGTCGAGAAGAAGTCCGTGCACCGGGCGTTCCCCGCTTCCCTCGGCGGCGACGACGACCACGGCGGCAACATCGCGTCGTTCGAGGAGCTCGTCATCGGCGACCCGTCGCTCCAGATCAAGGCCGGCGTGCAGTGGGGGCTCTTCGGTGCCGCCGTGCTCCACCTCGGCACCGATTACCACCACCGCACCTTCCTGCCCGACATCATGAGCCTGGCCGTCCCGGGCGCTTTCGCCATGACGGAGACGGGGCACGGCTCCGACGTCGCGGCCATCGGCACGACGGCCACCTTCGACGAGGCTTCGGGCGAGTTCGTCCTCGACACCCCGTTCCGCGCCGCGTGGAAGGACTACCTCGGCAACGCGGCGAAGGACGGCCGCGCGGCCGTCGTCTTCGCTCAGCTGGTGACGAAGGGCGTGAACCACGGCGTGCACGCGTTCTACGTGCCGATCCGCGACGACGACGGGTTCCTCGACGGCATCGGCGGCGAGGACGACGGCCTGAAGGGCGGCCTGAACGGGATCGACAACGGTCGACTCCACTTCTCCGGCGTTCGCGTGCCGCGCACGAACCTGCTCAACCGCTACGGCGACGTCGCCGCGGACGGCACCTACTCCTCCCCCATCGCGAGCCCCGGACGCCGCTTCTTCACGATGCTCGGGACCCTCGTGCAGGGCCGCGTCTCCCTCGACGGCGCGAGCGTCGTCACGTCGAAGATGGCGCTGCAGATCGCGATCACCTACGGCTCCGAGCGTCGCCAGTTCGCCTCCGCGGAGCCCGAGCGCGAGATGGTGCTGCTCGACTACCAGCGTCACCAGCGCCGGATCCTGCCCCGCCTCGCCACCACGTACGCCCTGTCGTTCGCCCACGAGAACCTCCTCGAGGCGTTCGACGGCGTCTTCTCCGGCGAACGCGCGAGCGACGACGACCGGCAGGATCTCGAGACCCTCGCGGCCGCCCTCAAACCGCTGAGCACCTGGAACGCGCTCGACATCCTGCAGGAGGCGCGCGAGGCCTGCGGTGGTGTCGGCTTCCTCGCCGAGAACCGCCTGACGCAGCTGCGCGCCGACCTCGACGTCTACGCCACGTTCGAGGGCGACAACACGGTGCTGCTGCAGCTCGTCGCCAAGCGCCTCCTCACCGACTACTCGAAGCGGTTCCGCGGGGCGGATGCGCGGGTGCTGGCCGGCTACGTCGCCGGGCAGGTCTCGCACGTGTCCGTCGACCGCTCCGGCCTGCGGCGCCTCGCGCAGAACGTCACCGACCTCGGCTCCACGGGCCGCTCGGTCGGGCACGTGCGCGACGAGGAGTCGCAGCGCCAGCTCCTGACGGTCCGCGTCGAGAGCATGGTCGCGGAGGTGGCCGGGCGTCTCCGTCCCGCCGCGAAGCTCCCCGCCGCGGCCGCGGCCGACCTCTTCAACGCGAACCAGAACGAGCTCATCGAGGCGGCCCGCGCGCACGGCGAGCTGCTCCAGTGGGAGGCGTTCACGCGGGCGCTCCCGACGATCGACGACGAGCCGACGCGAACGGTGCTGACCTGGCTGCGCGACCTGTTCGGCCTGACGCTGATCGAGAAGAACCTGGCCTGGTACCTCATGAACGGGCGCCTCTCGGCGAAGCGCGCGCAGAGCGTCACCGACTACATCGACGACCGGCTCCTGCCCCGGATCCGCCCGCACGCCCTCGACCTCGTCGAGGCGTTCGGCCTGGCGCCGGAGCACCTCCGCGCTCCGATCGCCACCGGCGCGGAGGCTCACCGCCAGGACGAGGCGGCCGCCTACTACCGCGAGCAGCGCGCCGGAGGCACCGCCCCTGTCCCGGAGAAGCGCGCCTAG
- a CDS encoding glycoside hydrolase family 2 TIM barrel-domain containing protein, with protein sequence MPSTTPAPSAADRPATVHPLDDLRPAPGALPAAAALPREDTVDLSGTWRFRLWSRPGDVPQDLVARVSEAAPAGDGAGWPDRAGDWSDIVVPGNWPLQGHTLGGDSAPAYTNVQYPFPIDVPATPDLNPTAVHVLRFDVGRDIPRARLRFDGVDAAGTVWLNGVHLGGTRGSRLATVFDVDGLVLPGENVLVVQVSRWAASSYLEDQDMWWLPGIFRRVTLEVRPERAVEDVFVRADFDAESGAGILRVDAVADGPVLVDVPELGITGLAADETVTVASVEPWTGETPRLYDAVVRVAPGADGVDDGERVALRIGFRRVEIAGGRLLLNGRPLVFHGVNRHEHHPDLGRAVPLETARDELLLMKRHNIDAVRTSHYPPDPRVLDLADELGLVIVLECDLETHGFHLTDWVGNPSDDPRWEEAYVDRVRRTVERDKNHASVVMWSLGNEAGYGRNFRSMAAWVHERDASRPVHYEGDHELDSVDVWSAMYTHPDDVLAIGRREEPPLDDPELDARRRAAPFMLCEYAHAMGAGPGGLAEYIAAFESSDRVIGGFVWEWLEHSLRQTLPDGTVRLAYGGDFGERVHDGVFVVDGLVSSDREPRPGLDELKAAYAPVVVTIADDLSRVTLRNRQHVLDTSGLDVVWSVSVDGAVAASGTLESAAVAAGETGDLDAGPLRDAVRAAGEKPVVATVSLLLAGDRPWAARGHEVAWGQWVPAPAAARPAAEVAPRGPSAQEARFDDAGTLTSLADVGLDEFEATFWRAVTDNDNGSLWEREGDTEERTQAQMWRDSGLQRLESRVVSVERDGDDVTALHRWGVLSSDRSLDVLTRWRPDGDRLRLDVTVTPRGTWKTPLPRIGLRFALPGAPADDLVTWTGHGPGPSYPDARLAARAGRFESTVAGLQVDHVRPQENGSRGGTTSLAVPAGDGRSLVVEGADFAFAVRPWSDEALDAAAHADELVPDGATHVTVDLVRHGLGTAACGPAVLPAYRLLPEPVSATLWFSVR encoded by the coding sequence ATGCCCAGCACCACCCCTGCGCCCTCCGCGGCCGACCGACCCGCCACCGTCCACCCCCTCGACGACCTCCGGCCGGCACCGGGCGCGCTCCCCGCGGCCGCCGCCCTCCCGCGCGAGGACACCGTCGATCTCTCCGGCACCTGGCGCTTCCGGCTCTGGTCGCGACCGGGCGACGTCCCGCAGGATCTGGTCGCCCGCGTCTCCGAGGCGGCGCCCGCAGGCGACGGCGCCGGGTGGCCCGATCGCGCCGGCGACTGGTCCGACATCGTCGTCCCCGGCAACTGGCCGCTCCAGGGCCACACCCTCGGCGGCGACTCGGCGCCCGCCTACACGAACGTCCAGTACCCGTTCCCCATCGACGTGCCCGCGACCCCCGACCTCAACCCGACGGCCGTGCACGTGCTCCGCTTCGACGTCGGCCGGGACATCCCGCGCGCCCGCCTCCGCTTCGACGGCGTCGACGCCGCGGGAACGGTGTGGCTGAACGGCGTGCACCTCGGCGGGACGCGGGGCAGTCGCCTCGCGACGGTGTTCGACGTGGACGGCCTCGTGCTCCCGGGCGAGAACGTCCTCGTGGTGCAGGTGAGCCGGTGGGCCGCCTCCAGCTACCTCGAGGATCAGGACATGTGGTGGCTGCCGGGGATCTTTCGGCGCGTGACCCTCGAGGTCCGGCCCGAGCGGGCCGTGGAGGACGTGTTCGTGCGGGCCGATTTCGACGCGGAGTCGGGGGCGGGCATCCTGCGCGTCGACGCGGTCGCCGACGGGCCCGTCCTCGTCGACGTGCCCGAGCTGGGCATCACGGGCCTCGCCGCGGACGAGACCGTCACCGTCGCGTCCGTCGAGCCGTGGACGGGCGAGACGCCGCGCCTCTACGACGCCGTGGTGCGCGTGGCCCCCGGTGCCGACGGCGTCGACGACGGTGAGCGCGTCGCGCTGCGCATCGGGTTCCGGCGCGTCGAGATCGCGGGCGGCCGGCTCCTGCTCAACGGCCGTCCGCTCGTCTTCCACGGCGTGAACCGGCACGAGCACCACCCCGACCTCGGCCGCGCGGTGCCGCTCGAGACCGCGCGGGACGAGCTCCTGCTGATGAAGCGCCACAACATCGACGCCGTCCGCACCTCGCACTACCCGCCCGACCCGCGCGTCCTCGACCTCGCGGACGAGCTCGGCCTGGTGATCGTGCTCGAGTGCGACCTCGAGACGCACGGGTTCCACCTGACCGACTGGGTCGGGAACCCCTCCGACGACCCGCGCTGGGAGGAGGCGTACGTCGACCGTGTCCGCCGCACCGTCGAGCGCGACAAGAACCACGCCTCCGTCGTGATGTGGTCGCTCGGCAACGAGGCCGGATACGGGCGGAACTTCCGGAGCATGGCCGCCTGGGTGCACGAGCGCGACGCCTCGCGCCCCGTGCACTACGAGGGCGACCACGAGCTCGACTCCGTGGACGTGTGGTCGGCCATGTACACGCACCCGGACGACGTCCTCGCGATCGGGCGCCGCGAGGAGCCGCCGCTCGACGATCCCGAGCTCGACGCCCGTCGACGCGCCGCCCCGTTCATGCTCTGCGAGTACGCGCACGCGATGGGCGCCGGCCCCGGCGGCCTCGCCGAGTACATCGCGGCGTTCGAGTCGTCCGACCGCGTCATCGGAGGCTTCGTCTGGGAGTGGCTGGAGCACTCGCTCCGCCAGACGCTTCCCGACGGCACCGTCCGGCTCGCCTACGGCGGCGATTTCGGCGAGCGCGTGCACGACGGCGTCTTCGTGGTCGACGGTCTGGTGTCGTCCGACCGCGAACCGCGACCGGGGCTCGACGAGCTCAAGGCCGCCTACGCCCCGGTCGTCGTCACGATCGCGGACGACCTCTCGCGCGTGACGCTCCGCAACCGGCAGCACGTCCTCGACACCTCCGGTCTCGACGTCGTCTGGTCGGTGAGCGTCGACGGTGCGGTCGCAGCCTCGGGCACCCTCGAGAGCGCCGCCGTGGCCGCCGGCGAGACGGGCGACCTCGACGCCGGACCGCTCCGGGACGCCGTGCGCGCAGCGGGCGAGAAGCCCGTCGTGGCGACCGTCTCCCTCCTGCTGGCCGGCGATCGGCCGTGGGCTGCGCGCGGACACGAGGTGGCCTGGGGGCAGTGGGTCCCGGCTCCTGCCGCAGCCCGCCCCGCCGCCGAGGTCGCCCCGCGGGGCCCGAGCGCGCAGGAGGCCCGGTTCGACGACGCAGGGACCCTCACCTCCCTCGCCGACGTCGGCCTCGACGAGTTCGAGGCGACGTTCTGGCGCGCCGTCACCGACAACGACAACGGTTCCCTCTGGGAGCGCGAGGGCGACACCGAGGAGCGCACGCAGGCCCAGATGTGGCGCGACAGCGGGCTGCAGCGGCTCGAAAGCCGCGTGGTGTCGGTGGAGCGGGACGGCGACGACGTCACGGCCCTGCACCGCTGGGGTGTCCTCTCGAGCGACCGCTCGCTGGACGTCCTCACCCGCTGGCGCCCCGACGGCGACCGCCTCCGCCTCGACGTGACGGTGACGCCGCGCGGGACGTGGAAGACGCCGCTGCCGCGGATCGGCCTGCGATTCGCCCTTCCCGGCGCCCCGGCCGACGACCTCGTGACCTGGACCGGCCACGGCCCCGGCCCCTCCTACCCGGACGCACGCCTCGCCGCGAGGGCCGGCCGGTTCGAGTCGACGGTCGCCGGGCTCCAGGTCGACCATGTCAGGCCGCAGGAGAACGGTTCGCGCGGGGGCACGACGTCGCTCGCGGTCCCCGCGGGAGACGGCAGGAGCCTCGTGGTCGAGGGCGCGGACTTCGCGTTCGCCGTGCGGCCCTGGTCGGACGAGGCCCTGGACGCCGCCGCGCACGCCGACGAGCTCGTGCCCGACGGCGCCACGCACGTGACCGTCGACCTCGTGCGCCACGGTCTCGGCACGGCCGCGTGCGGTCCGGCGGTCCTGCCGGCGTACCGGCTCCTGCCGGAGCCGGTGTCCGCGACCCTCTGGTTCAGCGTGCGCTAG